The following DNA comes from Bacillota bacterium.
CTTCGGGTGCTGCTGGACGGAGATGGCTGGCAACCCAGCGCTGATTGCCGCCGCTATTTTCGCGTGGTTACCGGCCAAGTAGGTTCCATGAACGTGGAGAAAATTATTGCTGCCATTGAAACAGCTTCCCGACGAGAAGGGGTTGTAAGCACAGAATATCCGGAGGACCATGCTCTGTGGCATGCTATTTTCGAAGCCCTGCATGGAGTGGGCCGAGGCCAATTGGCCTTAGGTACCATACTCCGTACAGCCGGCCTACGGTTTTCGGTGGTGCGAGGGCCGCGCTTTGTGGGCGATCCCACCCAAGGCCAATGGTTGGCAGTGGCCCTTTATGGGCAAATCGGCGGCCCCATCAAAGGGAATGAACACGAATGTGTGGGGTTGGGAATTTCACACCTGGGACATTAACTGGCACAATTCTTGACACGACCTCAGAAGCAGGATAGTATAAAAGTGAAAACACAATAGACCTAGAGGCGCAGTTGCGAGAGATATTAGGAGGTCAAAAGCAGCTGGGCCTTTTATTATTATTTTCCGGACGAGGTGATGCCAGACCTGAAAAAGGGTGGTTCAGGTTT
Coding sequences within:
- the hutP gene encoding hut operon transcriptional regulator HutP (regulates expression of hut operon by antitermination mechanism; forms a homohexamer; binds both magnesium and L-histidine and then binds RNA sequences within the terminator region and destabilizes the terminator structure), yielding MDCSFPWLLGGGTKLSHRDTIGKVALRVLLDGDGWQPSADCRRYFRVVTGQVGSMNVEKIIAAIETASRREGVVSTEYPEDHALWHAIFEALHGVGRGQLALGTILRTAGLRFSVVRGPRFVGDPTQGQWLAVALYGQIGGPIKGNEHECVGLGISHLGH